In the genome of Gadus morhua chromosome 14, gadMor3.0, whole genome shotgun sequence, one region contains:
- the rab27a gene encoding ras-related protein Rab-27A has protein sequence MSDGDYDYLIKFLALGDSGVGKTSFLYQYTDGNFNSKFITTVGIDFREKRVLYQANGPDGATGKGQKIHIQLWDTAGQERFRSLDHGLLQGRHGFLLLFDLTNEQSFLNVRNWMSQLQVHAYCENPDIVLCGNKCDLSEQRAVKEEEARDLADKYGIPYFETSAANGQNVGGAVDVLLDLIMRRMERCVDRSWIPEGTVRANGTGPAPLDQPPPPEGGKCAC, from the exons ATGTCTGATGGTGATTACGACTACCTCATCAAGTTCCTAGCACTGGGAGACTCAGGAGTTGGGAAGACCAGCTTCCTGTACCAGTACACGGACGGGAACTTCAACTCCAAGTTCATCACCACGGTCGGGATTGACTTCAGAGAAAAGAGGGTG CTGTACCAGGCCAACGGACCCGATGGAGCCACCGGCAAGGGGCAGAAGATCCACATCCAGCTGTGGGACACAGCCGGGCAGGAGAG GTTTCGGAGTCTGGACCACGGCCTTCTTCAGGGACGCCATGGCTTCCTGCTGCTCTTCGACCTGACCAATGAGCAGAGCTTCCTCAACGTCCGGAACTGGATGA GTCAGCTGCAGGTTCACGCCTACTGTGAGAACCCAGACATCGTTCTATGTGGGAACAAATGTGATCTGAGCGAGCAGCGggcggtgaaggaggaggaggcccgcGACCTGGCCGACAAGTACGG GATCCCGTACTTCGAGACGAGCGCGGCCAATGGGCAGAACGTGGGCGGGGCCgtggacgtgctgctggacCTCATCATGCGGCGGATGGAGCGCTGCGTGGACCGCTCCTGGATCCCTGAGGGCACGGTGCGCGCCAACGGCACCGGGCCCGCCCCCCtggaccagcccccccccccggagggcGGCAAGTGTGCCTGTTAG
- the vrk3 gene encoding LOW QUALITY PROTEIN: serine/threonine-protein kinase VRK3 (The sequence of the model RefSeq protein was modified relative to this genomic sequence to represent the inferred CDS: deleted 4 bases in 4 codons) → MPFQFCPQCGTKLQADFRFCPSCGEKFPAPAGAGPSGDDTSCGSGESSGSFSPVSVSPRPPLGSPRCYTIRGKRPAEDPAPLQDASPVLPKGGRARGKTPTALKQKDGMEGLNASPAKKAPTPVKGRGRSVCERQVEEKETSADNFSTSPSPFFRTSPGGDPSPGPKPAQTSPQKESWVVRHNHIRRGSKVKSRSGKRVSAVIPLQEEVELTDTACRKWRLGKLLSQTETDLVYEAFASNSKESKHILKLGAKDGRIFHEQNFLQRAAKVSSMEKWIKSNRLGFLGLPSCVGFGLHALQYRFLIFPSMGPDPAVHPGEPSHTPVRENVLQLACRILDVLTFIHSNEYVHGDINAENIYISTEGPSQVFLAGYSHAFRYCPGGQQVEYREASRTPHEGALEYVSVDAHKGAGPSRRSDLQSLSYCLLHWLTGTLPWDSTSDPQTICTQKQRFLEDVPTLLSSCFGEKRVSSVVQQYVTQVMALGYTDTPDYPALKACLNDGLLAQGGALEQPLSSLTASCR, encoded by the exons ATGCCGTTTCAGTTCTGCCCTCAATGTGGGACGAAGCTGCAAGCGGATTTCCGATTCTGCCCGTCTTGTGGCGAGAAGTTTCCGGCTCCAGCGGGGGCGGGACCATCGGGAGACGACACAAGCTGTGGTTCTGGAGAGA GTTCGGGCAGTTTCTCTcccgtctccgtctccccccggCCTCCTCTGGGGTCGCCGCGTTGCTATACGATTCGGGGGAAACGTCCCGCAGAAGATCCAGCTCCCCTCCAGGAtgcctctcctgtcctccccaaGGGGGGGAGAGCCAGAG GCAAGACACCAACTGCCCTCAAACAGAAAGATGGGATGGAGGGTCTGAACGCCTCGCCGGCCAAGAAGGCCCCAACGCCAG ttaaaGGAAGGGGCAGGTCAGTGTGTGAGCGGCaggtggaggaaaaggagacCTCAGCAGACAACTTCtcgacctccccctccccgttcTTCAGGACCTCCCCCGGAGGGGACCCCAGCCCGGGGCCCAAGCCCGCCCAGACGTCCCCTCAGAAGGAGAGCTGGGTCGTACGTCACAATCACATCC GCCGGGGGTCGAAGGTAAAGTCAAGGAGCGGCAAGCGTGTGTCTGCTGTGATACCGCTGCAGGAAGAGGTGGAGCTTACAGACACGGCGTGCAGGAAGTGGAGGCTGGGGAAGCTGCTGAGTCAGACGGAGACGGACCTGGTCTACGAAG CCTTCGCCTCCAACTCCAAGGAATCCAAACACATTCTCAAACTG GGCGCTAAAGACGGTCGGATCTTCCACGAGCAGAACTTCCTGCAGCGCGCTGCTAAAGTCTCATCAA TGGAAAAGTGGATCAAAAGCAACAGGCTGGGATTC CTCGGACTGCCCTCCTGTGTGGGCTTCGGTCTCCATGCACTCCAATACAG GTTTCTGATCTTCCCCAGCATGGGCCCAGACCCTGCAGTCCATCCTGGAGAGCCAAGCCACACTCCCGTCCGAGAGAACGTTCTCCAGCTGGCCTGCAGGATC CTGGACGTTCTGACCTTCATCCACTCCAACGAGTACGTTCACGGGGACATC AACGCTGAGAACATCTACATCTCGACGGAGGGCCCCTCCCAG GTGTTCCTCGCTGGCTACTCCCACGCCTTCCGCTACTGTCCCGGGGGCCAGCAGGTGGAGTACCGTGAG GCCAGCCGCACGCCACACGAGGGCGCTCTGGAGTAC GTCAGCGTGGACGCCCACAAGGGGGCAG GGCCTAGCCGTCGCAGTGACCTGCAGAGCCTGAGCTACTGCCTGCTGCACTGGCTCACGGGCACGCTGCCCTGGGACTCAACCAGCGACCCGCAGACCATCTGCACACAGAAGCAGAG GTTCCTAGAGGACGTTCCCACTCTGCTCAGCAGCTGCTTCGGGGAGAAGAGAGTCTCCA GTGTGGTGCAGCAGTATGTAACCCAGGTGATGGCTCTgggatacacagacacacctgaCTACCCTGCCCTTAAGGCATGCCTGAATGACGGCCT